The proteins below are encoded in one region of Coffea arabica cultivar ET-39 chromosome 4c, Coffea Arabica ET-39 HiFi, whole genome shotgun sequence:
- the LOC113740011 gene encoding protein MOS2-like, translated as MKLSFSLSSKPQNSTLKIPSTADTNAKESVEFVTEFDSSKAPTAKNQENRVIPPKPNEWRPTKKMKNLELPLQSDAQDQPMLQFEVVESSSSDHTSESMSYGLNLRNSGNGAGANPQEFPGSASNGDPVLHKLREDLKRLPEDAGFEEFEDMPVEGFGRALLGGYGWVEGKGIGKNAKKDVDIVVLKKRTGKEGLGFTGGLLELPAEANRENGCGTNNSMRKGSDRDGQEKGREKKDFYVGKEVRIVGGREVGMKGRILEMKHSGEVAILRLLKSEEDVSVYVSDLADLGSVEEERCLRKLKELRIREKSDVSDKKIGKGRDKDLASSWTDSRDREMKDRKKDSKRGREEIKGSDKLSWLTNHIRVRIISKNLKGGRLYLKKGEVVDVVGPTTCDISMDENRELIQEVDQELLETALPRRGGPVLVLYGKHKGVYGSLVERDTEKETGVVRDADSHELLNVRLEQIAEYIGDPSYIGY; from the coding sequence ATGAAActctctttctccctctcctCGAAGCCCCAAAATTCAACCCTCAAGATACCCTCTACCGCCGACACCAATGCCAAAGAGTCAGTCGAATTCGTTACCGAATTCGACTCCTCCAAGGCCCCAACCGCCAAAAACCAGGAAAATCGGGTAATTCCTCCTAAGCCCAATGAATGGAGGCCGACTAAGAAGATGAAGAACCTCGAGCTTCCACTCCAATCTGATGCTCAAGATCAACCAATGCTCCAAtttgaagttgttgaatctAGCTCATCTGACCATACTTCTGAGAGTATGTCCTACGGCCTTAATCTGCGTAATTCGGGTAATGGGGCTGGAGCGAACCCACAGGAATTTCCTGGTTCGGCATCTAACGGGGACCCTGTGTTGCATAAATTGAGGGAGGATTTGAAGAGGTTACCGGAGGATGCTGGGTTTGAGGAGTTTGAGGATATGCCCGTTGAGGGATTTGGTCGGGCGTTGTTAGGTGGGTATGGTTGGGTTGAAGGCAAGGGTATCGGAAAGAATGCGAAAAAGGATGTGGATATAGTGGTGTTAAAGAAACGAACTGGTAAGGAAGGGTTAGGGTTTACTGGTGGATTACTGGAATTACCAGCTGAAGCCAATCGTGAAAATGGTTGTGGGACTAATAATAGTATGAGGAAAGGAAGTGACAGAGATGGTCAGGAGAagggaagggaaaaaaaggaCTTTTATGTGGGGAAAGAAGTGAGGATTGTGGGTGGAAGGGAAGTTGGGATGAAAGGTAGGATACTTGAGATGAAACACAGTGGGGAAGTTGCAATTTTGAGGCTTTTAAAGAGTGAGGAGGATGTAAGTGTTTATGTTAGTGATTTAGCTGATTTGGGATCAGTTGAGGAGGAGAGGTGTTTGAGGAAGCTGAAGGAGTTGAGGATTAGAGAGAAAAGCGATGTTAGTGATAAGAAAATTGGTAAAGGTAGGGATAAAGATTTGGCGAGCAGTTGGACGGATAGTAGAGATAGAGAAATGAAAGATAGGAAGAAGGATAGTAAAAGGGGAAGGGAGGAGATTAAGGGTAGCGATAAGTTATCCTGGTTGACTAACCATATCAGAGTGAGGATTATAAGCAAGAATTTAAAAGGTGGACGATTGTACCTGAAAAAAGGGGAGGTTGTGGATGTGGTTGGGCCAACAACTTGTGACATATCTATGGATGAGAACAGGGAGTTGATACAAGAGGTGGATCAGGAGCTACTGGAGACAGCACTTCCAAGGCGTGGAGGACCGGTTTTAGTTTTGTATGGTAAACATAAGGGTGTCTATGGAAGTCTAGTGGAAAGGGATACAGAGAAGGAAACAGGTGTGGTTAGGGATGCTGATTCACATGAATTGCTTAATGTTCGCCTTGAGCAAATTGCAGAGTATATTGGGGATCCAAGCTACATAGGTTATTAG